From the Ammospiza caudacuta isolate bAmmCau1 chromosome 24, bAmmCau1.pri, whole genome shotgun sequence genome, one window contains:
- the LOC131567571 gene encoding uncharacterized protein LOC131567571, whose product MGTAFPELSPALSQPAGPGQSERSRCRYRGSRSSAGAGARGIKAVPVPVAEPGQSERCRYRGIGAVPVPVAEPGQSGRGAGPAAVRERCRRSVPCGAGSSPPQPREQEPARPRRPGQEPRSESTNTQTHKQRSPPRSPVQLPPAAPPETPAPAPCGFQPLRVVDLAAAPPPIPAPCCRIFSQTFWKHQAGWRHLGEWDSASQMAQQEHQIRAPMEGRDVLEGSISSGHLSLSQGSTPEALEG is encoded by the exons ATGGGAACTGCTTTTCCCGAGCTCTCCCCTGCCCTGTCACAGCCTG CGGGGCCCGGGCAGTCGGAGCGCAGCCGGTGCCGGTACCGGGGTAGTCGGAGCagtgccggtgccggtgccagGGGAATCAaagcggtgccggtgccggtagCGGAGCCCGGGCAGTCGGAGAG GTGCCGGTACCGGGGAATTGgagcggtgccggtgccggtagCGGAGCCCGGGCAGTCGGGGCGCGGTGCGGGACCCGCCGCGGTGCGGGAGCGCTGCCGGCGCTCGGTTCCGTGCGGCGCTGGCTCCTccccgccgcagccccgggAGCAGGAGCCCGCTCGGCCCCGCCGGCCCGGGCAGGAGCCGCGCTCGGAgagcacaaacacacaaacacacaaacagcGATCCCCGCCTCGCTCTCCGGTCCAGCTCCCTCCTGCGGCTCCTCCCGAGACACCGGCACCGGCCCCGTGCGGGTTTCAGCCTCTCCGGGTTGTGGATTTAGCAGCGGCTCCCCCACCCATTCCAGCTCCTTGTTGTCGTATATTTAGTCAAACATTCTGG AAGCACCAGGCTGGCTGGAGACACCTCGGGGAGTGGGACAGTGCTTCCCAGATGGCGCAGCAGGAGCATCAAATCCGAGCCCCCATGGAGGGAAGGGATGTTCTAGAAGGATCCATCTCCTCTGGTCACCTcagcctgtcccagggcagcacccCTGAGGCCCTTGAGGGGTGa